A window of Gossypium raimondii isolate GPD5lz chromosome 7, ASM2569854v1, whole genome shotgun sequence genomic DNA:
CAATTTTGCTCGATAAACTTATTTGGTTATTGACCTGCTAGTTGCATCATTTCACATTGTTGTGCCATTAATTTATTGGGCCAAAAGTTAGCTCGGGACATGGTCGTAGTCATATTGTGATGTTCAATATACATTTGCatgagtaaataaattaatgttgtCCCTAATGGATGCTAACTAAACGTTTATAAGAACCTTGTGTTTTATACTACATGTTTTGGAAATCGCACATGTATGCAGAGGCTGAAGTCTTGTTTACCATTACCCTTGTGCTATATCCATAACAGGTTTCATTACTCTCTTCTGTAGACTTATGAACGTTCTTGCATTGAGAAATGGCTGGAGCAAGGGCATGGAACATGTCCAAAGACGCAACAGGCACTCAGTAGCCCTGCCCTTACACCTAATTATGTATTGCGTAGTCTAATAGCTCAATGGTGTGAGGCAAATGGTATTGAACCACCCAAAAGACCCAGCACTCGTCCCAGTAAAACTACATCTGCCTGCTCACCAGCTGAACGTACTAAGATTGAAATTCTCCTCCGTAAGCTCGCATCCAGCAGTCCTGAAGACCAGAGAATGGCTGCAGGTGAAATCCGTCTTCTTGCCAAACGCAATGCAGATAACCGTGTGGCCATTGCTGAAGCTGGGGCCATACCTCTCCTTGTGAGCCTTCTTTCAACACCTGATTCACGCATCCAAGAACATGCTGTTACAGCACTTCTTAACCTTTCTATTTGTGAAGATAACAAAGGAAGTATCATATCCTCTGGAGCAGTTCCTGGTATAGTCCAGGTGCTTAAGAAGGGGAGCATGGAAGCTAGAGAGAATGCAGCAGCCACTCTTTTCAGCCTTTCAGTAGTGGATGAAAATAAGGTGACAATTGGTGCCTCGGGAGCAATCCCTCCATTAGTGGTACTGCTAAGTGAAGGAACACAAAGGGGCAAAAAGGATGCAGCAACAGCACTCTTCAACTTGTGCATTTACCAAGGGAACAAGGGAAAAGCAGTGAGGGCTGGTGTTGTGCCTATATTAATGCGTTTGTTGACAGAACCGGGTGGTGGAATGGTGGATGAGGCATTGGCCATACTAGCAATACTTGCAAGCCATCCTGAAGGGAAGTCTGCCATTGGAGCAGCAGAGGCAGTGCCGGTTTTGGTAGGTGTTATTGGAAATGGATCTCCAAGGAACAGAGAGAATGGAGCTGCGGTTTTGGTTCACCTTTGTTCCGGAGATCAACAACATTTAGCAGAGGCCCAGGAACTAGGAGTGATGGGTCCTTTGGTGGACTTGGCACAAAATGGTACAGATAGGGGCAAGCGCAAGGCTGCTCAGTTGTTAGAGCGCATGAACAGGTTTGTTGAGCAGCAAAAATTGGCACAGGTGCAAGCTGAGGCCGAAGTACAGCAGCCCGAGTCTCAGTCTCAGACACAACAGCGACGACCACCCTCTGTGGAGAATGCTATTGAGGGCTGAGGTATATTTTGCCATGATTTTTGTTGGTTTCATCATCTTGTTTCTTTCTATGTATTGAAGAAGGCAGCTTTGCTTGGAAAGAGGAGGTCGAAGATCACCTGTTGAACCTGTAAGATATTCATTTTGTTTGAGtggaattaatttattattcactGAGTCATTACGTTTCATAAAAGAAGGGTGGGGGAAGAAAGGGATGAGTTGTACTTTACATGTATGTGAATTTGTTAATCCTCAGTTTTTGTTCGAGGAGATGTTTCTTTTATTGTACTGAAATTAAACCTACTAGTGATAGGCAAAgccaagaaagaaaaatgaaaaaaaggtaCGCAATATATCTGGAGTTTGAATTTCCGTTTCCCGAAGACTATTATTTGTACCAACAACAGgagaatgaatttataaaaaggATGTTGTATCTCTTTATTACGCCAACTATAAACTTCTTAAAATTCACTACAAGCTTTGTTATTTACTCCATAAATTAAACAAAGATGTGAATTCTTTGAGGAATTCACTTTCTTTCATGTTTAGTTTATTGGATAATATagatatcatatatatatatatataataataattatatcataaaataaaagtatttaatacGGTTAGGTATGATTGGTTCAAGATTATTTTGTTTGGTTCAAATAAATCaatctaaaattatttagaagcatattttatgaaattatctttattattatagaatttatttcttttaacaagtttaatttatttaatatttttagtctcaaattccataaaattataataattataataactataattatttattactatttataaGTAATAagtaattatatgattttttaaaaataagtatttatatgatattaatatatatatatatatatatatatcaattgcaTCACCAAccgtaattataatttataatcataaataaaattaatatactaataaataaatcattagagtaaataaataaacaataattataaatttaaagcatAACATCTGTTGTTTCACtattaagaaaaaggaaagatttTTGTTTGTAAGTAGACTTAAATTTTAGGATAAATTCTAGAAttaatcactcaactattagcatgtttctgttttggtcactcaactatgaaatttttaatttaatcactaaCATTTTAGatcatttctattttgatcactcatgttttaaatcatttctattttggtcactatTAGTTAAATGGTTAATGGAAGTATGATGTGACCTTTTTCTAACTAGTATAATAATGcatttagtccttaatatttacacattctatcaatttgatcctaattctaaataattcactAAATTCAACCCTccacatttataaattttatcaatttgatcgtcaaacacatataattgttAATTATTGTCAAGCACACTAATAGTTGGCTACTCAACCCATTGATAGGTCTATTAATTTACTCCATGAATGGTAATAAAGTCTCTCCAAACTTTGAGCTATTCATTTGGtccatattaaatcaaatttgaacagtattttttattattttcaaccaaattaattatatataaatttttatgtaaatttaattataaagtatataaaatattagtatgaaataaattttaaatatgatagaAACTTTGAATCGGCTCAACTTGGGTTAAGCTTGGACAAGATTTTTATGTCCCAGCCAGTTGGcctgaatttaattaaataataaaaatatttttaaaattaaattataaaatacataaaatgttaataaaaatatatttttaatattttattatttttgaacaatGAAATAGGTTTTTTGGTTGGGTTGAGCCGAAATAGGCTTggacttgaaaatttttttggacCCGGGCAATAGCTCGACATATGGATAGGTCTTAGGAAAtaacacaatttttttaatttttgaaaaattttatatttttcatatatattaaaattatttttattttttaaaatttaaagagttttttttcacattcttttatatttttattgagaatacaaaaaaatatttagcttttaaaacatataatttttgtaatagtttatatacttttaaagagtaaggattaaattgacaCAAAACTGTAAATAACGAGAACTAAAAgagttattttacattttctatAATAACCAAATCAACCATTTTCATGACTAAACGAGAACTAAGTGCATACAAATGAGTTAGACATTTTGACATATCCAAAACACCACCTATTCTTTCCATTTCATGCAAGATCATCACAATTTCATATACTATCATCAATTCACAAGTTCATACCATTTCAATCTAATTCAAATATCAGAATAGCTtaccaaattcaattaatttcatttcCTTATTTCATAATTGAATTTCAATGTTTCGCCTAATGCAAACCTAGTAAAACGAACACGGATACACGGGtgaactacaccacaccaagatAGTTCATATAAGTttaaactacaccacaccaaggcaccaaagtgcaaatcTTGCAGGCATCAaatgtttaaacattttcaattacaTTTGTCCACCACATCAAGGTCTCCGTAGAGATAATAAATAGTCGATGATTCGCAACAAATACTAGATCCCAAAAATAACCTGTCATAATCTTCATATCATTAACTATCCCGTACACAAGTGCACATATGAATCCATTGgtatgccaattgtatcctaacaTTCTACTAAGTTCACATGGGTATCAATATTCATTTTTGCATATTCATACCTTGTAATCATTCGCATTTGCATTTTATACCCTATACACTGTACTATCATATAGCAGTCACttatctcattttatttcaaatttcatctcATTTAATAGCCATGTATGCCAATTACcaccaacatattaaattatgttcaagcataattataatgaaataaaCACAAGCATACATATAACACAAAGAAAGgtagtaagttccatatgaactcaccttttcaaaacacaaaactGATAGATTCTTTAGGGACTATTCCATATTTTTTGCTTTTCCTCTACTAGCTCCACTATTATCGAGTTATGGttttaaacaattatatatatcaatcaCCACATGTTAACACACAATAGCCATTTAATGACTCCTAACAATGATGTGTTGGAAAATTGATTTTGGAAAACTTAGCGGGAAATAGGTTTAAGGAAAAActagagtttattttttttccaaaacaagaacttggttgtgatatttaaagaataaatacttaattaaaatcgTACCTTTatgattcgtctaggatgaacgcttcaACCAAGTAGttttctccgctatcctcaagctcatgtcTGCCGAGTATGGGCTTGTTccgaatcagaaaatttttcacaaaattactagtgggaaaattttataatttctctaaacttctggggtcaaattgtaaataaaaaaatatctctagcaattttctaaaataatttttttagagaaCTTTTTTCTCTacaacttttattaaattcaagtgtaTATGAATAATGACCAATGTCCTCTTTATATAGGAAGAGTTTAGAGAGAGCTCAACTAGGATTAGAATTAATCAcattgatattaaattaataaaagattatctaaataaatatttaatttaatttaacatctCATATTAAtatctagataaatattaaattaaattcattacaaCGATATTATCTtcgaaaaatttaatttgaaatcaagttaCCCGATAGAGTCCCACTAGGAGTTTAATTTTTCCATTGTTCTACCATCGAAAAACTGCCACCATCAACCATTCGTTGGCTGTCGAATCACTGCTGCCGACCATTTGTCAGCCACCGAATCGCCACCGTCGTAACTGCTGTGCTCATTGGTGCTATTGTCAGCATGAATTCCCTAACACCCTGAATTGCCGTTGTTTTTCCCGAATAGGCTTGGCTGGTGCGACTGCTACTAGTTCAGTCCGGGCCAGTGACGGCCCAGTCGATCTGATCCAGCCATCGGTTGGACTAGACCCAGTTTCATACATAGGGTTGATTTAACTAGTTTTGGGGTTTGGGTCTCGAGTTTGGGTTCTCGGGTTCAATTTTTGATCACgaatccaattttcaagttcaattatctATCGGGACAATTGTCTaacttaaactttaatttctaaaaatatcatatttattttaattaatttgattaatttaattttacttgatcaaaattaattttctaaaaaatcactaagattttccaaattaaattttcaagaaaattttttaatcaaattctctaatttaataattcacACGACcgcctaatttaatttcacatcgaataaatcgactcaattaaattatttcctatgtcgtagaattttcttctaattcaaatgtagttcgatcgagcttttgttaaGCTAACCGAGGGACCAATCATACGtatacaattaggctcgagCAATTGCAGTTATGTCTaaaagcatcattttaataatttacaatttacttaattatggaGTCAGtgcacaagaagtaccatgattgaaaacacCTTATCcgactgctttgtccaatgacctcgccatgtgtgtgttaccatcatatgatatcattaattcctttgagttaaatccctTCAGTCtttacaatcttattttatctcattgtcactgttgtgtcttcttaatgattaatatgatcgcTGTTAActaatgactgtgataaattgctcgtttgagaacaagcaacccatgGCCACGTTCTTATTTATCAATCCagacaatgccaatgagaggatattgttaaatttttaatcgagctatgaattctattgttgctagtaaagtcatgctaTACACAAGTCATTTACCCAACATACCAGATATTAgctcaatcatctttagagcataaacCTCCACTTATATAAAAACACATGGTTACATAAGCATGGTCAGTAACTAACTCAGAATTTAGGTaagtcacaccatgaatgtcacaagtaaattaattcacaaacagattcaaaattaattcaacttgggtctagtccaatgtatcattcttccaatgagtACATTTATGTCATTACTCATGGAGTCAACTGCTTCGATAGCCAATACTAGTTATTTCCCTAATTGAAATTGTAGATGGCATAATAGTCCTTCAatgtatttgaatcaaatgttcactttgattcttttacgggattatagactcatttagattatttacTAAAGTAAGTTATCATTCTcacaatgtaaatgttcttataGTGCCACTTATCAACAGCTTGAACTTAGagaatcaatgagctaatatttatttgtcacaattttgctatgtaTGTAAAACACGAAAGATAGAAACACAAAAGATATAAcagttgaaatgtgaaattaactttatttatttatccatcatTCAAATGTATAGAAAAcggttacatgtttactacaatattgACACATTTCCTAATATAATGTCATGAAATgcattattcaaattaatcctttttattagaaatatattttacattttattcaatttagtccctaaacccggGATAATGATAACTTTCAATTCCTAGcttcaaattaaaatctgatttcacattCTATCATTAGTGactctataatttttattcctacaataatttcataacagGTTTGTCACACccaaaaatatttaaggacGCGAATTTAGAGGAGTTTTGGGACTTCATTGAATAAAGTAGAGAGTTGGTGGACTCTACCATGAATTTTGGAAAAGTTtgtgattgttgggtaaatagTTGAGTTCCAATTCTGGTTTGGTTAGGATAAAACTGGCTAGTTCCATAGTAGGAGACATAATGATTTTCGGTGATCGGCTAAGAGGGTTTGAGAGACCGTGTAAaggatatatatacatataggtgaAAGTGGACATTCaggcaaagaagaaaaattctcTTTAATTAAGTctgtaaaatttctttttacttgCTTTGTTTTCTTTAGTTGCACCGGAGACGAAAGGAACTTAGGAGAGCCCTGCATGGGGTAGAAGTTGTGAGAATTAGAGTTTGGAAGTAGAGAAATTTTGAAACTGGTAAGCTTCCTAACTCTCTATGCTCAAGAATTTGAGAAAGAAGGAGGGTAATGACTACTAATAAGTTTCTGTTAAGTGAATTCTGAGTTAAGGTTTGTGTGATTTCCATTTAATCGGTTTATGTGGTTGTTATGCTTAGCTTCCAGGATGAATGAGGCTTTGGCGTAGAGGTAAGCTAAGTTGACAAAGGGAAAGGATTTTAAAGTGAGTTTCTATACTTCACTTTTGGGAAATGGACGCTGTTGTGTTGTTTGCTTGAACTATATTGACTGCCTTTGGATGTACTAatgtctagagtgtgaatactgcaactaaAGATGTGGACTTGAGCCGGTGTTCGCAAGTATACGGgccaggttgtaatatagttacaacaaaGTAGGTGAATACtctgaggattgtacccaagggaggtgcGTACTAgattaattctaacctaaacaccAATAGATCTAActagtatttaaaataaactatattactaataaacataaataaagggtttttggtttttataattaaataactaaaaataacataaataaaaggaGTTTTCGGTAAACTAGATTATAAACTGGATCAAATGTAAACATGGGCGATTAGCTCGCTTTGGTAGTCATAATCAAATGTCGTCTCGGGTTTtcttattcaatcaactagtcaataaCCCAATAGGATCTTTCGATAAGTCTATTAAAATACTGATtcgacaagaactacttatcttctgacctcatAGTTAGACCGATgcagggttaaggtgttcacggataggccataccaaatttgggttaattcccaccttgatgacttttCACGGTTGTTAGACCTAGGGTTTAGGTTATT
This region includes:
- the LOC105791232 gene encoding U-box domain-containing protein 13 isoform X2; this encodes MHKFLEVTAQLEQALRGISYENLDISDEVKEQVELVLAQFRRAKGRVDAPDVELYEDLLSLYNKSDDAELNPDVLRRLAKKLQLVGIAELTQESLALHEMVSASVGDPGETFEKMLSLLKKIKDFIQTENPNLDAPAREKNLPPSSSGQATTNGNHKTPVIPDDFRCPISLELMKDPVIVSTGQTYERSCIEKWLEQGHGTCPKTQQALSSPALTPNYVLRSLIAQWCEANGIEPPKRPSTRPSKTTSACSPAERTKIEILLRKLASSSPEDQRMAAGEIRLLAKRNADNRVAIAEAGAIPLLVSLLSTPDSRIQEHAVTALLNLSICEDNKGSIISSGAVPGIVQVLKKGSMEARENAAATLFSLSVVDENKVTIGASGAIPPLVVLLSEGTQRGKKDAATALFNLCIYQGNKGKAVRAGVVPILMRLLTEPGGGMVDEALAILAILASHPEGKSAIGAAEAVPVLVGVIGNGSPRNRENGAAVLVHLCSGDQQHLAEAQELGVMGPLVDLAQNGTDRGKRKAAQLLERMNRFVEQQKLAQVQAEAEVQQPESQSQTQQRRPPSVENAIEG
- the LOC105791232 gene encoding U-box domain-containing protein 13 isoform X1, giving the protein MEEEKGVLVQSLIDAVNQIASISDYRCSVKKEYCNLARRLKLLTPMFEEIRESKEQIPEETVKALLSLKEALISAKELLSFGSEGSKIYLVLEREQIMHKFLEVTAQLEQALRGISYENLDISDEVKEQVELVLAQFRRAKGRVDAPDVELYEDLLSLYNKSDDAELNPDVLRRLAKKLQLVGIAELTQESLALHEMVSASVGDPGETFEKMLSLLKKIKDFIQTENPNLDAPAREKNLPPSSSGQATTNGNHKTPVIPDDFRCPISLELMKDPVIVSTGQTYERSCIEKWLEQGHGTCPKTQQALSSPALTPNYVLRSLIAQWCEANGIEPPKRPSTRPSKTTSACSPAERTKIEILLRKLASSSPEDQRMAAGEIRLLAKRNADNRVAIAEAGAIPLLVSLLSTPDSRIQEHAVTALLNLSICEDNKGSIISSGAVPGIVQVLKKGSMEARENAAATLFSLSVVDENKVTIGASGAIPPLVVLLSEGTQRGKKDAATALFNLCIYQGNKGKAVRAGVVPILMRLLTEPGGGMVDEALAILAILASHPEGKSAIGAAEAVPVLVGVIGNGSPRNRENGAAVLVHLCSGDQQHLAEAQELGVMGPLVDLAQNGTDRGKRKAAQLLERMNRFVEQQKLAQVQAEAEVQQPESQSQTQQRRPPSVENAIEG